Within Oreochromis aureus strain Israel breed Guangdong linkage group 19, ZZ_aureus, whole genome shotgun sequence, the genomic segment cattatATTATTACAAAGGATTACCAGGATTTCTGATTTGACTGCTCATAAAATGTGACCTAATATTCATCTAAGTCACAGACACCAACAAACACAAGCTGACTAAATTAATGATACACAAACAGTTGTACTtcatgtaatttaaaaaaaaaaaatcaacacagtGCAGGCTGGAAAAAGGAATTAAACTCTTAAATTTAGTTATGCATCATAATGGCAAAAACCTTCATCAGATGAGGATGGTGtgcatcagcatcagcacaCATCAGCACGCCCCAATTCGGAAGCCAAAAAAAGTTTACAGGTCACATCCTACATAAACATAAGTCAACTTTTACGTCCCATTTTCCTCAGTTTTCCCACACTCTGCAGTTTCATATAGAGACACCTTTATTGTGAAATTTCATTGTTTCCCCCTGGATTGGGAGACATCCAGGCCCTGAGATAGAAAAGCAACATAAAGTTCAAACAGAGTAAACTGATGATCTAAGGGTTGAGTGCTAATGTACTTTTCTCTTTGCACaggattttgtgtttattattcaaaaaaacaaaaacaaaaaaacaacttctttCTCATTAGTCCAGGAAACACTGATCAACAAGTGTTCTGGAATACCCAAATGGACTTCAGTAACATTGACATATTGCACTAAGTTGTTTTTGGAAGACAGTGGTTTCATTTGTCCTTCCACCAGCACACtgtcatttactgtttttctaagaTTGGAAATAAAGTTACAGAACAAACATTTTTGCAAAGTTTTTATATTTCTGCAGGTGTTTTCTGTAagccttgttttgttttgtttttcattctttatGTACACACAATTTTGCTCCTGGTCTGAACTCTGTAGTAGATTCACTACTCATGACAGTAGCATCGAGCCTGGACTGGTGACCACCCAGGTCTTCAGAAATACTTTTAAAGGCTTTTTAATGTTCGGACCCATGAAAGTTGTTGAGACTGAGGGATGGttaaaacaaactgtgtttgtttAACTTTAATCACGTTTTCTTCATTGGAGCAGTGACTCAAATTCAAACAAACCGAACACTTTTTTTCAGCCTGCACTGTGAGATTGCTTCAAGTGTTCAATAAAGGTGCCTTGGTTTTTGTAACTGTATCTCAGATGAAGATCAGATCATacattattaataattaatgaagAAAACTTGGTCATTCCAAGTGGTTTATAATAGAAACACTAAATGCAGCCAACAGTGGATGACTGTCAAAAACGTACTTGCAATTTTTGCCTTGACATCTGCAAACCTGGCAGAGAAAAACAGTAAATCAATATCAATGACATTTTACTCTATATActagtaaaataaaaaagtagagGATTATATTTTTAGAAATCACATGATGCTGTAAAGATTTAGTGTTGCGATTATGCTGAGAGGAACAAAAGTAATGCTGTGTTCCTCTTGTATGTGACTGCTTTTGTCTAAAGCTGCCTTCAGGATGCCTGACTCACCTGTCGAATGGCAGCTCCTGGGCAATGAGATGCAGCTTCTGAATGATATCAGCAGCTTCCTTAATCTGAGGAACAGAGAAAAAGTGAGAGTgggtatgtatgtgtgtgtatgtgtgtgtgagagagagatatCAGGTGATGGAAAAAGAGTGAGAGCACAGCGGGACCATGTGAGGTGGACATCCAGAGAAAAAGTGGGCAGGCCGCCGGCAGTGTCTCCCCTTGGGGGATCATCATCTTAAAGCAGCCCTCCTCCACCTTCCCGTGTTGAACAGGGAGCTGATAACAGACAGGCTGCGCTCACCTGGGCatcggcagcagcagcagcagcggaaGTCCTGACTTAGCAGCACATCCAACTCTTTATTGGCATGCCTTTTCTGAATAGCCTGTAATCCCACAGGAGTTTAAATCGCCTTCAATAATCTGTCCGTCCAGGGATATCTGTCTAAAAAAAGGGGGCCCTGTCGAGAGCCGCCCCACACCCCCCTAcacaccccccacccctcctGACATACACGCTGGCTGAAAAAAAAGCCCCAGACCTACGAAAGGCCCGCCGTCCGCAACTCCTCTGTTCCCGCAGATGCCTGCCTCAGCTAACATCATTACTCTGCTCCCGTGAGGAGGATCCAGCCTTTCTGCTCGGCGAAGGTTTTCTAAGTATCTGTCCCCCAGCTAAGATTAGCTAAATCCCATGTAAGTAATGTAGCCGTCTCCCTGCAGTCAGGGTTTAGCAGCACTTGTCTCCACGCTGGCGGCCCAGCCCTCCCTTTCAGAAGGATTAGCAAAGCCATCCCCCTTCAGCTATTCACTTGCAGCTTTCCTCTTTTCCCCCTCATATGGAGGTATGCTCAGGAAAAAGGAATCTGGACAGATATTTCTGCATGCCTTTCCAGAAAACCCGCTCCATCTCCAGCTTTCGTCTCTGGGATTGACCCCCAGACACACTTCTCAGCATCCGCTAATGACATTCCTACTAACAAGAATAAATCTAAAGCATCTCAGTCTCTCTGCTGTCACTACAAAACTGCAAAATCAAACTTTTGGCCACTTGTCTAACATCGAAAAGGCCTCTGTGTAGACTGAAACTGGGTAAAAGTGTGCATATCTTTTCCCAGGATGTATGTCACCAGTGCCCTTGCGTGCACCACCTTGCTACAAGCTCTCTCCTGCTGTAACGTGACACAAAGCTGAGGGCCATCCAAATTCTCTCTCCCAGACAACCTACTGTAAGTGCAATTAGTTTTGACGTGAGCATGTTGACATCCATGCTAGTCAATCAGCCGGCTATTGTCAGACAGCAAATGACAGTTTATTAATCCAAATTAGTCGAGGGATCCAACTAAAGGGATAAACTTAACAAATTAATATGGATGGTTTACCTCGTAATCCTGTTCATTCTCACCTCCAGCAATATCACAGCAGGGGGCCCCCGACAATGGTCACGCATACACACCTCCACTGATGTGAAGGGAAAGAACATGTGCAGCATACTTACCTTCTCTGGGTTGTTAAATACATCGCTGCGTAGGTCTCCATCCAAGAACTCGTTGAAGTAGGTCATCAGACGCTGAGCTTCCACAGCTCTCTGGCGAGGCGTGTTCACCCCCTCCAGCTGGTCCCCCAGGTGACAAACCTTAGTGGCCACATAGCTGATGTGCTCGTCGAGCTCTTGGAAATGCTGAAAGGCCACCTGATATCATGCAAAACAAAGAGgatgtgaaataaaaacacacaaaaaaaaagtttttggaATGACAGATAATATAATCGTTGACAGCTCAAGGGTTTTGCAGTGGGTGTGATTGGGCTCCGTTCACAACACACCTGGTTGCTTCTCTGCAAGTCTTGAACTTTGTGGGCAAATTCCTTGGCTTCACGATGACACTGATGCTCAAGCTTCTCCACCTTCCGCTGGATCTTCTCATCCAACTGCTTCAACTCCTCAATGTGGTTCTGAAACTCCTCCAACAGCCTTTAATGGGGGAAAGAATGCATGTGCAAATGCAAGTTTCCACTTGGTAGTTCTTCAAAAAATAACAGGTAAAAGATGCAGAAAATGCCCTTAGTTTAGAATAGTAATTTGGTACCAGAAGGTTAAATCTGTCCCACTGACCTCACAGTTACAGTTAATAGTTAAAGAATAGTGCCAGATGCTTAATTCCTGGGTCCCCAGGCTTAAGAAGCTCTGAAAACTAGCAGCTTCGTCAGCTGCATTTTAAGTGCCACCAGGACTGCAGAGCAAATGTTCTAAGTCAGCACCACATTTCACAGAGTAGGAAACATCCCAAAATGATGAGTGTATAATCTTCTGACTAATTCCCTCAGCACTGGCTATAGCTTAAAGACATCTCCCATCCTTTCCCAACAGACACTCATTCCCTGGCTGGTGACTCACAGTATGGTGGCCTCCACAGATATGTTGTCTCTGACTTGTAGCTAAGAGTATCCGAGGAGGTGGTGGCAACAGTTTGTGTAGTGAGAAGATAAGCAGGATGCATCTGTGGTACAGTTAAACTGTTGTGGCATTTCTGCTTACGAGATGCAGGCCTGTCCCCAAATATAAACATCATAACAAATATGGGGAAAAAAGATGCAAAAGactttaatatttatttcttgtttttccaACCCGAAACTCTAAATGAGTGGAGAGGAGATCCAGGTGAGCTTTGTGAAGCAAGGAAGGACAGCTTCTTTAGAAAGTCAGTCTGTTAACTGTTATAAAATAATACAATGACATAATGTAATTTAAACACTAAGATATATCGAATTATCTCTAAGTATTTTAACAGGAAGCTTAccctaaattattattaaaatatgtttactgagaaagaagaagaatgttTATGTGTATTTAATGGCTACAGAGAGAAAACGGTCTTGATTACAGAGTCTAATTAACTGTTCAAAAAATGAGTGGCACTATGGTTAGAAAGACAGTATGCATGGTTAATGGAAAATCTTTATACAGCCAGGTGAGTCAAAAGGCTGTGTTTTCCCATTTGTAAAAGTTGAAATATTAATTCATGAATAAGGCATCCTTTTGagaacatatttattattataataactaaaaataatcaattaaaCTTTACTTCCTTTCCAATAAAGCTTAATGGATGGAAGGAGATCTTATACGCTATACAATCTAAAACTTTGAGCTAAAATGTGGTGCATGTAATTCTTATAAACTACGACCTTATATTAAGGATAAGAGAGAGATGCTCCTGCATATGTAATGACAAGTATCTAGAGTACCTTTTGGGGTCAAACGCCTCGGCTCCTCCTTTGGAGCCTCCCCCAGGAGTCCTCCATGCCAGCCTTTCAATGTACTCATCTGCATCAAAGGGCTCCTAAACGGGAGAAAAAGCAATGGAAGAAGCGTCAATTGGGCCAAAATAGGACAGTCGTCTACAAAAGGATGGTAAAAAATGACAAGATCGGGTAAATTGTAAAAGGTTACTAAAGTTACCTGTGCTGATTTTATTGCACAGAAACAGCCAACCACATTGCTATTTCCCTCGGATAAGCGAACTCATACAATTAAACAATACGTGTCCTCTTTTCTCTCACTTTTCTCTCACAACAACAAGAAACCAACGTTTCTCCTCAATGCTTGAGTTATTATTAATTCTTAATTACGCACTCAATTGATAAATACGGTCGGCACCGTTAGGGTACCGTTAATTGTAGTTAGCCCCTTAGCTAGCCTGACAGCTAACACAGCTACCCGTTGTCATTTTACCTCGAACAGATGAGCGGTCGTCGCCATGTTAAAGATTCAGCTGGCGGCGCGGTGAAATAAAACCTAGGAGATGGAACTCAAAGCCGGCAATAAAGCCGACTTCTGCATTGATTTGGTGGTTTCGTACAGTTTTGCCCTTTGTTGACAGCTAGCTGGTTGGTAATCCAGCTTCCTGTATGGGAGAGAAGGGTGGGGACAGCCGCTTGGAAGTGCGCAAGCGCATTTGTCAGCTGATTGGACGTAGTTGTCACAtgaaacaacaaaagcaggaagtAAGTAGCAAGCATCAGCGATGTTCATACAGCAAGgcaaaaaatgaatttaacaCATGCACAGGGAGATTTAAATGTGAGATTTTGACGCTTTTGGGTTCTTTTTTCCATAAAGTCGGGAGTTTACTGTAGCCGGAGAAATGACTGTACGTGGATTGTGGATTATTTCTCACGAGAATGGAGGAAATCTGTCAATACGCTTTTCTAGGTTTGTGACTTCTAATTATTGTCACATATATGCTAacataacatatttttttcGGATTGCTTGTAGATCGCTGTGTTTTGTCATGTCTTGTGTCTCCTTCATCAGGAGGTTTTCAACCGTGGAGCACCGTGCAAAGAGCCTGGCAGGTTCCTCATATGTAGCAGTCCCAGAGGAGAGTACTTTCCTGCAGCTCCTGCTCACTGAGCTGGGGCTTTCAGACTCAGGCAAGAATTATGTTGCCCTCAGAGATGACTGTCTTTACCGTCCACGGTCACCAGCCCTGGAGCTGCATGTGGATGGACCTGGAAAAGGAATACTTTGGCCTGTGTTGACTGTCTCGCAAGGGCCTCTCATTCTGGCTTGCCTGCCTTTAGTGGATGTCCCTCCTGATCCGCGGCCACCTCTGGCCAGTTTGCTGTCAGTCTCACAGGGTCTCACACTTCTGGCAGGCCTACAGACTTTTCTCCTCGGCTCAGGGAGTAAGCCTGATAGTGAAGGGCTTGGCTCTCGTCTGGCAATGTTGCCTTCGGTCCTCCTGCAGGTTTGTCCACTTGGCACACCCCTTGATGTCCCCCTACCTGGGACACCTGCTACACCCACAGCGCCCACTTCTGCTGGAACTCAGAAACAGCCAGCCTGGAAGACAGGACTACACCGAGGTCGAGCTGTGGTTAACGTTGGACTGATAGAAACTGTGCGGTCCATGCAGTATGGTAATCGAAGCAGACAGGACCTCTGGGATGTTTATGGCACTGTGACATGCAAAGTAAGTCCacaatgtaaataaaagtgatTAATGTTATAACTTCTGGAAATAATTTATTTAGGATTATTCTACATTTCTACCCTTCTTTCAACAGTGTGAAGTGGAGGGGGTGCTCCCAAATGTGACAGTGACTCTATCACTGCCACCAAATGGTTCTCCACTGCAGGACATCCTGGTCCATCCCTGTGTGACATCTCTGGATTCTAGTATCCTGACTGCCAGCAGTGTGGATAATTATGATGGCTCAGCTTTCTCCGGGCCATACAAGTTTCCCTTTTCCCCTCCTCTAGAGCCCTTCAGACTATGCAGCTATACTTCTGAGGTATGCATAGAAATTCCTTGCagatatgttttcattttgtaaatttctgctaaagtctTAATTTCTCACCAGGTTCCTGTTCCACCCATACTTGGTTCATACCAACTAAAGGAAGAGGAGAACCAGCTTCGCGTGTCAGTAACCCTCAAACTTCATGAGAGTATAAAGAACAGTTTTGAGTTCTGTAATGCTCACCTGCCATTCTTTAACAGGTAAACTGCACAAAGTTCAAAATCATTATTTCCTCGTGCATTTTTGTTTATAGAAAACTCttctaaatgtttttaaatctaatttaGGAGAGTTATAGTCTCTtgcctgtgtgtgagagactATTAAACAAACTGCATTGTAATTCATTGCACTGTGTTCTGTAACCaaggttacaaaaaaaaaaaaaaggcttcaaCAGCAAGTCTCAGACTTGAAATTATTGTGCCTGCCAAGTTTTTGTGGAACTCTAATGTCTTTGATCCGATTTGATTGATTGTCTGCATACTGCCTCTGTGTGCACTGTGCAGGGATCAAATGGGTGTTGTAGATATGAAGTTGAGCTCTGGACAGTTGGATgtttcaaaagagaaaaacctgCTTGTCTGGATCCTGGGTAAGCGTTATGCTTCAGACTGTCCCTATAAGAAACAAAATCACTTTCACTGCATCTGCATACTTAAAAAGAAATGGATGACtattttattctcaatgatATGTAGGGCAAAAGTTCCCAAAGTCTCGTGAGGTTACGATGGAGGGTAAGATCAGCTTTTCTGGACCAACACCAGGACCTTCTGACCCACTCTGCACAAAACTTACTGCTTACGTCAAAGTAAGTTATTATGTTTTATAATTACCAGTAGCCAAGGATCGTCACACATACTTTACATTATGGTCTTCATGTACTACTCACATTAATGTGAGACGAGATAAAAAGATTTATTACTCATCATCCAGTGGCTTTTTTCTTCACAGTTGCATTTCAAAGTGCCTGACATGACGTTGTCTGGGTGTTATGTTGACCAGCATTCGGTGCAGGTTTATTCTTCTGCCAAGCCACGGATTGTAACATGTAAGCTTACAGTAaaattttttttgtcaaaatatTTGTTGCCTGTCTCTTGGGTGACCCTGACAACTGTGTCTGTCCTGTCCTCAGCCCGAGAACTTCAGTCCAAGGAGTACTACATATGGAATTCAACAGGTACAGCTCCAGTATCCTCTGGACAGATGATGATGTAGCATGGATTCACAAAGAGGGGCTTTGTGGACACTGCACTGTGTATTAATGAGACTGAAAATACTGTAATGCACACACAGTGACGTATGATCCTGGGTCCTGGGTCAGCTGAAAGTAAATAATTTTGACCCAGTTAAATTATTTTTGTGGTGCCCTGTTTTACAGGAGAATTATTATCTATTATCTACTCACATGTGCAAAGGTACTTCACAATATGCAAAATTCAACTGGATTATTGCTTTTAAAGAACTACCTGCACCTGCAGTTCAACTTCTTTTATCCCCCAGTCTTCAGTCTGCCTCAGATATATCCCATTGCAGACACAAGGGCCACCCCTTGCTCTGACAGTCGCACTTCAGTGACTCTCCATCAGCCGGATAATTAGCAGCTGGGGCCTTGTCATCAGCTGTTGTAGGCCTGGAGTAGAGGGGCGGCTGGACTGTGAAAGGGAAGCCTGATTCGGCCAGTGTCTTGGCGACAAAAGCTTCTCTTTTGAGCTGGCAGGAGTCCACACCCATACCAATCACTGGCCCCCACCTCTTTTGACCTCAGCTTTGCCCTGTCAACTAGTAGCtagctgaaacacacaaactctcCAGCCTGACTGTGATTGAGCGCTGACCCTCGGGCCCTTCGAGACTTGAAAGCTGTCGGTCTCATTCTGTGAGCAGGACCTGTCTAATTGGTGAAAAAGTCACAAGGATGGTAACTGTTGGGTTGCCTCTCGAGGTTGCAGAGGAGGTGTTTTAACTAATTTATTGTACAGCCTACAGTAAAGAATTTTGATCTTTTATTGATGTAACACAATCATCAGAGTAGCCCTCTATTTATGCTTCGATGCACAGATAAAACGGCTCAAATCTGCGTTTGCTTCCAAATGCTTCCCTCAGTTTATCAGCACATTACCTGAACTATGCATGTAACATTCTACTACACAAGCTCCACCTCTGTGCATTAAGTTGAATGAATAACTAGCCGATGAAGGGTTAAACCAGAGGAGATTGTGTCCCAACTATTCCGCAGCAGCCAGACTCCTCTGAGTGGCCTCATTGTCTGCCATTGGCCTCTTGTGCCCCTTGCTGGTCCAAATGCTACATTCTCACGTGGATTTCCACTCAGAAGGCTGACCATGACCAATCCTCTGTCAATTGGAACCAATTGCTCACACGGCATCCTTCACCTTCTTTTTATGTAGCAGTATGGAGTGGCAGACACCGAGACCTCTCGGCTCTCCCCCTCCACGATGATTTGGCTTTAAGGCCCAGTGTGTGTGGTTAGCGAACTGGAAAAggagaaggtttttttttttttgaagagttGGGCCACTCTAAATCTCCTCAGTGTCGCAATATGTGGTCAGTCTGGCTCCTCAAGTCTGCAGTTAGTGGCCTCTCACTGGCAGACTTTGCTTTGTTGATTGAATAGCTTGCTAAGTAGATGGACTCATTTAATGTGTTGCTCTGCTCCAGTGCCTTCTGTCCATACCTCTGGGCATT encodes:
- the ap5m1 gene encoding AP-5 complex subunit mu-1, which translates into the protein MTVRGLWIISHENGGNLSIRFSRRFSTVEHRAKSLAGSSYVAVPEESTFLQLLLTELGLSDSGKNYVALRDDCLYRPRSPALELHVDGPGKGILWPVLTVSQGPLILACLPLVDVPPDPRPPLASLLSVSQGLTLLAGLQTFLLGSGSKPDSEGLGSRLAMLPSVLLQVCPLGTPLDVPLPGTPATPTAPTSAGTQKQPAWKTGLHRGRAVVNVGLIETVRSMQYGNRSRQDLWDVYGTVTCKCEVEGVLPNVTVTLSLPPNGSPLQDILVHPCVTSLDSSILTASSVDNYDGSAFSGPYKFPFSPPLEPFRLCSYTSEVPVPPILGSYQLKEEENQLRVSVTLKLHESIKNSFEFCNAHLPFFNRDQMGVVDMKLSSGQLDVSKEKNLLVWILGQKFPKSREVTMEGKISFSGPTPGPSDPLCTKLTAYVKLHFKVPDMTLSGCYVDQHSVQVYSSAKPRIVTSRELQSKEYYIWNSTGTAPVSSGQMMM